GCAGGTAATCCCTCTCAGAGTCTGATTAATTAGTACTGTACCGGCAGGTCAGTGCAGCGTGGTAATACTTCATCATCTATGTGAGGCCTCATTAAAAACAACCTGGGAGTCCCTAATACTAAGTACTATTGAACTACACATTACTTCTTCATGCTGTTTATGAATCAAATCAACATAGCCCAGAAAAAGATAAACTCAACAAGCATCAGGGTTTGATATTCAGAGGATCCCATACATCCCCATCTCTCCCCATGCATGGTGTGGGTGCTTTCATGACACTACCATCCTGTGCTATGTGTGAACATTTTTTGGCTCTGCAGTTAAGATCATATTCTTAATTATTCAGTATCCGTTTTTAGAGTTAATTTGTGGTGTGAAATAAATGGTTCTAATTACTTCTGTCTGCTCTCTTTAGGGTGAAGGAGCTGACTGTGGACCCCAACCAAGTGATAGAGGGGGGTCGACCCAACATTCATGTTGTCAATCAGCTGGATCTTTTGGATGAGGAGTGGCTAAGTATGTCACCACAGAGAGACGACCTCAAACTGCTCTGTGAGCAGAATGTAAGTACAGTGGAGGAGGCACGGATCGCTTTTTATTTACTGAAGCATATGTAAcataacaatacagcttatttttatttttttggcaaATCTTACAAAgctataaaataattaatttttttgtcaCATCAGAAGACTAGAGTTTTTTAGACTGATTATAAATGAGGTTTTGAAGTCAAAACATTTCCACTGGAATCTAAATTTTAACTGTGGTCTCAAAAAAAACTGTCTatgtgtccagtccagttctGTTTCCTATGCTTGACTTTTTACTAATGTTtcccaggaggaggaagtgtctCCTCAGCTCTTTACCTTCCATGAGGCAGTGTCACAGTTGGTGGAGATGGAAGAGCAGGTCTTGGAAGATCACAGAGCAGTTTTTCAGGTCAGAACTTTGTTCATATACACACTGGTAAAGCAGAGCATCGTGTTTATATGCAACTGCTGTTATACATTACTTTCATTACATTAAACCACATTCAAAACTTGTAAATGTCCTATGTGAGCAGGAGTCTATTCGGTGGCTGGAAGATGAAAAAGTGCTGCTGGAGATGACGGAGGAGGTGGATTATGACGTGGAGTCGTATGCCACCCAACTGGAGCAGATCCTAGACCAGAAGATAGAAATCCTCACTGAGCTCCGAGGTACGACTGGGGCCAGGACACACTGTGGATGAATATTAGTAAAATGCCTTGCTCCAACAAACATtaagcagcagcggtggctgATTCTCTGTCCCTTCTTCAACAGATAAAGTGAAGTCATTCCGCTCTGCGCTccaagaggaggagcaggccagTAAGCAGATTAATCCCAAGAGGCCACGTGCTCTTTAAAGACTGAAGAGGTTTAAGTGGCAAATGAAGACACATAACCACTGGATGATTGGCACAAGTCAGTCTGTCACTagcagctgtgaaaacaaaagacTGATGTAACAATAGGCTCAAGTTGCATATTGCATTTGTCTGATCCCTCTCCTAACAAAACTGGCTGTTCACTCACTCTAGTATTAGAAAACTTAGGAAGGAGTTCCTTCCTTTTttagtagattttttttttcatgcagaaTATTTAGTTTCTTCTTCTGTACttaaattattttcttttatactTCTTTGTACTTTGTTTGAACAGAGTATTTGGTTTAAGACAAGATCTTAATTGACTGTTTTCTAGTTTACCACACAAAACCAGTATTTGATTTCTGTGCTGGTTGACATAACTGCATGTGCACtctgtgatactgtatgtctgccaCTGTCAGGTCCTATCATCCTGTACATGTCATCCAGTTTGGAAGAAGCCTTTAACTATAGCTACGTCTGTTCCTAGGAGGGTTTCACACATAGTTTGCACCATGACATTCTATGTGGCAGCTGACTTAAAAGTTcttaatgtaaaacattttttccatATCTGTTTAACACTTTGTTATAAAAttgaaattggaaaaaaaatgctATTATTAAATGTATAGCAAAGACCACTGACCGACTATTGGTTATGATCCGTGTTTACACCAGATGTAATGCTGGATGGACTAATAAAGACTTAtgtgtttcatttacattttgtgaCTGTTACCAAATAAAACTATAACTTCAAGATCTATGTTTTACCACCTGAGTAGAAAACCCTGTAGCGCAGTAAGTGAGGTCCAATGCTGACTTCCACGAATTCAGCTGAAGTAAGATTGGtgaaaaaggttttattttaaaacgaccTCACCGGAAGCACTAGTATGGCTACGTTGTGGGGTCAACAGCAGCAACTACATTGCATTGATTCACTGTAATGTCAGGTCACAATGTAATCACCACGTGGAAATGCGCAAAGTGCGGGTACAGTTCGCTGATGATCAGCTGTTTGGTACAAATCTGTGCATTGTGTTGCTGACCTCTAGTGGCCACACCGACACATTACAGCAGCGCGCTTGTATTGTCATAAATAATCATTACAGCAACGAATAACCCTTTATTATCGAAGACCATATGGAGAAATAACATCATTGACGCTTGAGGGCGATACAACTCATTTTGTATATGACTTAACCACTACAGAAAATTACAAATGGCAGTGTTAAACATTGATAGGCCCTCAAACAATGAATAAGGCTTCTACCGCTTCAATCTGCCAAAATGTCCATTCATGCACACTCAATATGAGCTCAAACTGGAGCCATCAAATTTCTTTGTATacctcatcctcatccagcATTTTAAAATGCTGTTCTTCTAGTTTTATAGTCAGTTATTTCCTGTACTTAAGAAACGTGGAATAAATACGTCTTTTTCGGTTTGCTATTCCTTTTAGGAAAAGTGGATCCCTGCTGAGTTGAAAGCATGAAGTAATCtaaggatgaaaaaaaaaacaaatcaggcaAATGATATCAGTTTTATGCCTTACTTTGAAAAAAATTCTTTATCAATAGTAAAGAAACAAGCGGTAGATTTGTTCAACTTACACCATGAAGTCATCAATGTCCATAGACCGGGCCCTTTTCTCACTGAATTCAGCCTCTTTCAAAACACTTTCAATCTTGTTGCTGATGCTGAAATCTGCTGGAACCTCCTGTCGACAAAACAGGAGTTTAACCTGAAAATGGCCTGTGAGTGGTTTTAAGCACCACTGGTTCTAATGTGAATAACAAACTCACCACATTATGCACAGAGCAGTGGATTCTGTAGTTCTTTTCAAGCAGCTGTTCCACTGCAGCAGACCTGCAAATGAGAAATCAGCATGATCCAGTAGCTTGCTCAACACTACagactgtgtttgctgtgggcACGCACTCACTTGAAACCTGCGCTGAGGGTTTTATTTTTCCTTACAAAAGCTATTCTGACCAGGCCATCCCACTCCTTCAGAGAATAAACACATTACAGCATTAATTACCTGAACCAGGCAAGAAATGCATTGACACCACTGTTAAGAGAGAGACCCCACCTGAAAGTTCACTGGTGGAGGGGGATTTTTGGGTTCTATCCTGACAACGCTTGATTCCACTTTTGGAGGAGGGCGGAAATTATTTTTCCCAaccttgaagaaaaaaaaaaaacatgtgtgaCGATGCTGTCATGATCTTGTTTGGTCTAAAGAGTTCCAGGTAAACAAGGGTCAAACAGTCAAAACCAACCTTCATGAGGTGGTCTACTCGAGCCAACAGCTGTGTGTTAATGGACAGTCTGCAGTAGAGCTTGTCTCCAGGACTGGCTACCAGTCGCATGGCGAACTCTCTCTGGAACATCAACACggcgcacctgaacacaaatcacacaaaaaaactACTCAATGTTCAACCTGAACAAGACAACAACAGTCACAGACTCTCGGTGAGGCTCTGTTGGCTTCTTGCCTGAAGAAAGGTCGATGCAGCAGGAGCTTGAAGACAAACGGCGACGAGATCTGCACAGTTAAAAGATGTCTTCTTTTAGATCAATGCATCAAATAATCCTGAATGAATCTGGGcactaaaaagaaaacatgcgCTTACCTGGTATGGTAAATTAGCCACGCAAACGTCAAAGAAAGGCAAGTCAGTTTTTAACACATCTCCAACTAATACTTGAAGTTTGGTCTGCAAGGGTCTGTTGGAATcacacagttttgttttatcACAAAGCACAGCCTGGTTTCAGTAACTATCGTTCAGCTGCTTCTACTCACGTGCACTGGACTCTTTTCTGAAGTTCAGCCACCAGTCTGCAGTCCAGCTCACAGGCTACCacctgcaacagcagcaggctTTAACGCTTGACATCTGCATTAGATGATCAAATCAACGAGAACCCGTTGAGACCCTCACCTTCTTGGCTTTTTCCAGCAATTTCACCGTCATGTTACCAGTACCGGGTCCCACCTCCAGAACCACGTCTGTCGGCCTGAGGGCGGCCTGAAAAAGCACAACTACACGTTCTCAACACAGGTCATCAGGGCTGAGTAGGGTTATTACAACCCCTCTCTTGTCTTTACCACCAAGCAATAACAGCCACAGCCAACCTTTTCTATGATGCTGTTGACAACCAGAGGATTCTTCAGGATGTGTTGACCGATGCCGGTGTTGAACATGATCCCTGAAATAGAAAACATGGACCTATGTTTATTCTCCCAATGACagatgttaatgttttttttcgtCAATGTTTGGGTCAGTGTCTGTAGATAGTGAAACATTCACATACGCTATGCTATTGTCAAGGCGCCTGAATAGTAAATGCATagtaaatttatatatatataaagtttgTAACTAACTCACGTATACGAATCTTTTACGCGAACACTCTACCGCTATCAATCAGCTGTTCTGTATTAATACTAACGTGATGACAAGCTTCTTGGCTCTAGCTaattcctccagctgctgttatgtttgctaacatgctaacgctAAGCCTTTACGAAGACACATACCTTGGTTTTTAACCTCTTGGTGCTGCCTGCTTTTCTTCTCGGACTTTACCTTCGGCATTTTTACTATATTTGTGTGTCTATTAGATCAAGAATCTAAAACATAAACAATTAAAGAAACTCTCTCTACGAACTCAATAAACACGTGGGGAAGTAGTTTCTTCTTCTACACAAGATGTGTAGATTCAAACGTTACCAAGGCCGCCCTCTAGCGGCCACTGACCGTAACTTGTATGGCTTTTACAACTTATAgtatgaaacagaaaaacattttattgtgtatatatatatattacatgtatttacaaacaaaaacataaatatgagCACATATATTTTTTTAGTCAGAAATAGGAAACTCCTCCAGCGTCATGGCAATGTCTCGAAGATCTGGATCGTCCAGCCAGTTTATTTTACAGGCCAAGATAATGCcctgaaaagacacacacactgactaccTGAACTGCCAATCTTTCTTTAAACCTGGTACTGataaattttaaatattgtaAGTTGTGGTATGATTTACCCTCAGGACGTTCTGTGTCATGATGGTCAGCTTTTTATATTTCTCCATGTTGGCCTGGCCTTTCTCCAACACTGCTTTGTACTT
Above is a window of Betta splendens chromosome 9, fBetSpl5.4, whole genome shotgun sequence DNA encoding:
- the dimt1l gene encoding probable dimethyladenosine transferase isoform X2; this translates as MFNTGIGQHILKNPLVVNSIIEKAALRPTDVVLEVGPGTGNMTVKLLEKAKKVVACELDCRLVAELQKRVQCTPLQTKLQVLVGDVLKTDLPFFDVCVANLPYQISSPFVFKLLLHRPFFRCAVLMFQREFAMRLVASPGDKLYCRLSINTQLLARVDHLMKVGKNNFRPPPKVESSVVRIEPKNPPPPVNFQEWDGLVRIAFVRKNKTLSAGFKSAAVEQLLEKNYRIHCSVHNVEVPADFSISNKIESVLKEAEFSEKRARSMDIDDFMVLLHAFNSAGIHFS
- the dimt1l gene encoding probable dimethyladenosine transferase isoform X3, which gives rise to MTVKLLEKAKKVVACELDCRLVAELQKRVQCTPLQTKLQVLVGDVLKTDLPFFDVCVANLPYQISSPFVFKLLLHRPFFRCAVLMFQREFAMRLVASPGDKLYCRLSINTQLLARVDHLMKVGKNNFRPPPKVESSVVRIEPKNPPPPVNFQEWDGLVRIAFVRKNKTLSAGFKSAAVEQLLEKNYRIHCSVHNVEVPADFSISNKIESVLKEAEFSEKRARSMDIDDFMVLLHAFNSAGIHFS
- the dimt1l gene encoding probable dimethyladenosine transferase isoform X1, which gives rise to MPKVKSEKKSRQHQEVKNQGIMFNTGIGQHILKNPLVVNSIIEKAALRPTDVVLEVGPGTGNMTVKLLEKAKKVVACELDCRLVAELQKRVQCTPLQTKLQVLVGDVLKTDLPFFDVCVANLPYQISSPFVFKLLLHRPFFRCAVLMFQREFAMRLVASPGDKLYCRLSINTQLLARVDHLMKVGKNNFRPPPKVESSVVRIEPKNPPPPVNFQEWDGLVRIAFVRKNKTLSAGFKSAAVEQLLEKNYRIHCSVHNVEVPADFSISNKIESVLKEAEFSEKRARSMDIDDFMVLLHAFNSAGIHFS